In the genome of Desulfovibrio desulfuricans, one region contains:
- a CDS encoding DUF4198 domain-containing protein — protein MWKSCCASLALLLVLTTPAQAHFGMVIPSTPTVTDKKDANVQLEISFAHPMEMQGMDMAAPAAATVTHDGKTEDLKPALKPATILGHKAWQTTFSIKKPGVYQFAVEPAPYFEPAEDKFIVHYTKTVVAAFGEEEGWDAPLGLKTEIVPLTRPFANYAGNVFRGRVLLDGKPVAGADVEVECYNKGKAHTAPNEFFVTQVVKADENGIFTVGIPWAGWWGFAALSTSAEKMEYKGEAKEVELGAVMWVNFAAPKTK, from the coding sequence ATGTGGAAATCTTGCTGCGCCAGCCTTGCCTTGCTGCTTGTGCTGACGACACCGGCCCAGGCCCACTTCGGCATGGTTATTCCGTCCACGCCCACGGTTACGGACAAAAAGGACGCCAACGTACAGCTGGAGATTTCCTTTGCCCATCCCATGGAAATGCAGGGCATGGATATGGCCGCCCCTGCCGCGGCTACGGTAACCCATGACGGCAAGACCGAGGACCTCAAGCCCGCGCTCAAACCCGCCACAATTTTGGGCCACAAGGCATGGCAAACCACCTTTAGCATCAAAAAGCCCGGCGTGTACCAGTTTGCCGTGGAGCCCGCGCCCTACTTTGAACCGGCGGAAGACAAGTTCATTGTCCACTACACCAAGACCGTGGTGGCCGCCTTTGGTGAAGAAGAAGGATGGGACGCCCCCCTTGGCCTGAAAACGGAAATCGTGCCCCTTACCCGCCCCTTTGCCAACTATGCCGGCAATGTTTTTCGCGGTCGCGTGCTGCTTGACGGCAAGCCTGTTGCTGGCGCGGACGTGGAAGTCGAATGCTACAACAAGGGCAAGGCCCATACCGCCCCCAACGAATTTTTTGTAACCCAGGTCGTCAAGGCTGACGAAAACGGCATCTTTACCGTTGGTATTCCCTGGGCCGGGTGGTGGGGCTTTGCAGCCCTGAGCACCTCCGCTGAAAAGATGGAATACAAGGGCGAAGCCAAGGAAGTGGAACTTGGCGCCGTGATGTGGGTGAATTTTGCCGCTCCCAAAACCAAGTAA
- the cbiM gene encoding cobalt transporter CbiM: protein MHIAEGVLSPAVLATGYALTAAGTAIGLKKLDYDRLMTVAILAAAFFVGSLIHVPIGLASAHLILNGLLGVLLGWAAFPAILAALALQALLFQFGGLVVLGVNTFTMAFSGVVAGCIYRGLNRAWPSPTGQKVAAFCGGALGVMGAGLLTACALAFSEEGFATAARLLFLAHLPIMLAEGLITMITVGFIARVRPEMLHLTAA from the coding sequence ATGCACATCGCCGAAGGCGTTCTTTCTCCCGCCGTACTTGCAACCGGGTACGCCCTTACCGCCGCCGGAACAGCTATCGGGTTGAAAAAGCTCGATTACGACCGACTGATGACGGTGGCCATTCTGGCTGCGGCCTTTTTTGTCGGCTCGCTTATCCATGTTCCCATAGGCCTGGCCAGCGCCCATCTTATCCTTAACGGCCTGTTGGGAGTGCTGCTTGGCTGGGCGGCCTTTCCGGCCATACTTGCGGCGCTGGCCCTGCAGGCGCTGCTGTTCCAGTTTGGCGGGCTTGTGGTGCTGGGCGTCAACACGTTCACCATGGCCTTTTCGGGCGTGGTAGCGGGCTGCATATACCGGGGCCTGAACCGGGCCTGGCCCTCCCCCACAGGGCAAAAGGTCGCCGCCTTCTGCGGCGGCGCGTTGGGCGTCATGGGCGCGGGCCTGCTTACAGCCTGTGCTCTGGCCTTTAGCGAAGAAGGCTTTGCCACAGCTGCGCGGCTGCTGTTTTTGGCCCATCTGCCCATCATGCTGGCCGAGGGGCTTATTACCATGATTACCGTGGGTTTCATCGCCAGGGTACGCCCGGAAATGCTGCACCTCACCGCAGCTTGA
- a CDS encoding cobalamin biosynthesis protein CbiL, which yields MHRICIRTASKCALFALLPVLVMIFTLATADRAFAHRVNIFAWTEGDQIIAECGFNGGNKVKQGQIAVYDAATGAKLLEGKTDDGGGFRFPIPAEGKAHGLRLVVKAGEGHQNEWTMEAAELTAVQASAQPAAATATTSAAAPSPTQASPAGKPQTGAQAAGTAAAGLSAAEVQNIVNASLDAKLGPIRRELAEMRVARPGFTEIFGGIGWLVGLAGVALYFKGRRG from the coding sequence ATGCATCGTATCTGCATCCGCACGGCGTCAAAATGCGCGTTATTTGCGCTGCTGCCCGTACTCGTCATGATTTTTACCCTCGCAACGGCCGACAGGGCTTTTGCCCACAGGGTCAATATTTTTGCATGGACAGAAGGCGACCAAATTATTGCCGAATGCGGTTTTAACGGCGGCAACAAGGTCAAGCAGGGACAGATTGCCGTCTATGACGCAGCCACAGGCGCAAAGCTGCTTGAGGGCAAAACCGACGACGGGGGCGGTTTCCGTTTTCCCATCCCCGCCGAGGGCAAGGCTCACGGTTTGCGGCTTGTCGTCAAGGCGGGCGAAGGCCACCAGAACGAATGGACCATGGAGGCGGCAGAACTGACCGCTGTGCAGGCATCGGCGCAACCTGCAGCCGCCACGGCCACGACCTCGGCAGCAGCCCCCTCCCCAACGCAGGCGAGTCCTGCAGGCAAACCCCAGACCGGGGCGCAGGCTGCGGGCACGGCAGCTGCGGGCCTCAGTGCCGCAGAGGTGCAAAATATCGTCAACGCGTCGCTGGACGCCAAGCTTGGCCCTATCCGCAGGGAACTTGCCGAAATGCGCGTGGCGCGCCCCGGGTTTACCGAAATTTTTGGCGGCATCGGCTGGCTGGTGGGACTGGCGGGCGTTGCCCTTTACTTCAAGGGACGTCGGGGGTAA
- the cbiQ gene encoding cobalt ECF transporter T component CbiQ: MLGVFDQPFVRPSLIQRIDPRVRMACAGGLALCISLLHTIAACCFGLALGLTLLAAANPPLRPLLQRLGAINIFVLFLWCVTPLTTPGTPLAQWGFVAVSAEGVRLALLVSIKSNAIACAFLALVATMNAPTAGHALERLHCPPKLVFLFLFTARYVYVIAQEWRTLLVAARLRGFRSRTDMHTYRTLASLLGLLLVRSYERSLRVREAMVLRGFSGHFRSVTTFRAQTGDGLFALGLLVCMAGIIAVECLGGLNV; this comes from the coding sequence ATGCTTGGAGTGTTTGACCAGCCCTTTGTACGCCCCTCGCTCATTCAGCGCATTGACCCCCGCGTCCGCATGGCCTGCGCAGGGGGGCTTGCCCTTTGCATATCGCTGCTGCACACCATTGCCGCCTGCTGTTTTGGTCTGGCCCTGGGGCTGACCCTGCTGGCTGCGGCCAATCCTCCGCTTCGCCCCTTGCTGCAGCGCCTGGGGGCCATTAATATTTTTGTGCTTTTTTTGTGGTGCGTCACCCCGCTGACCACGCCGGGCACGCCTTTGGCGCAGTGGGGTTTTGTTGCCGTAAGCGCCGAGGGCGTGCGGCTTGCCCTGCTGGTGAGCATAAAATCCAATGCCATCGCCTGCGCGTTTTTGGCGCTGGTCGCCACCATGAACGCCCCCACTGCCGGGCATGCCCTTGAGAGGCTGCACTGCCCCCCCAAGCTTGTCTTTCTGTTTCTATTCACGGCCCGATACGTGTACGTCATCGCCCAGGAGTGGCGCACGCTGCTTGTGGCGGCACGCCTGCGCGGCTTTCGCTCGCGCACCGACATGCACACCTACCGCACCCTTGCATCCCTGCTTGGCCTTTTACTGGTGCGCAGTTACGAGCGCTCGCTGCGCGTGCGCGAGGCTATGGTTCTGCGCGGGTTTTCCGGCCATTTCAGGTCAGTGACCACATTTAGGGCGCAAACGGGCGACGGCCTTTTTGCCCTGGGCCTGCTGGTCTGCATGGCGGGCATAATCGCAGTTGAATGCCTGGGAGGCCTCAATGTCTGA
- a CDS encoding energy-coupling factor ABC transporter ATP-binding protein, translating to MSDHHHHAAIFSLEGVCFSYGRSGAVRQVLCDVDFSLQPGQRIGLYGPNGSGKTTLFRCITGLARPQSGQVLFHGAPLRDEKDFYDLRCKVGFVLQHAEDQLFFPTVLEDVAFGPLNLGLSADDARDCAVETLRNLGLAGFENRLTHRLSGGEKKLVSLAAVMAMQPEALLLDEPTNGLDNEARQRIIDILGSLDTARITISHDWDFLAQTSTQYLTIAHNRLSACAPSFAHAHMHAHPLGNEPHEH from the coding sequence ATGTCTGATCACCATCACCACGCGGCCATTTTCAGCCTTGAGGGCGTCTGCTTCAGCTACGGACGCAGCGGGGCGGTGCGTCAGGTGCTGTGCGATGTGGATTTTTCGCTGCAGCCCGGTCAGCGCATCGGCCTTTACGGCCCCAACGGCAGCGGCAAGACAACGCTGTTCAGGTGCATAACCGGGCTGGCCCGGCCCCAGAGCGGCCAGGTGCTGTTTCATGGTGCGCCCCTGCGGGACGAAAAAGATTTTTACGACCTGCGCTGCAAGGTTGGCTTTGTACTGCAGCACGCCGAGGACCAGCTGTTTTTTCCCACCGTGCTCGAGGATGTGGCCTTCGGCCCCCTGAACCTCGGCCTTTCCGCCGACGACGCCAGGGACTGCGCCGTGGAAACCCTGCGCAATCTGGGTCTTGCGGGTTTTGAAAACCGCCTCACGCACCGCCTCTCGGGCGGCGAAAAAAAGCTTGTATCGCTGGCGGCCGTTATGGCCATGCAGCCAGAGGCCCTGCTGCTTGACGAACCCACAAACGGTCTGGACAACGAAGCACGCCAGCGCATCATTGATATTTTGGGCAGCCTTGATACCGCCCGCATAACGATATCGCACGACTGGGATTTTCTGGCCCAGACCTCTACCCAGTACCTCACCATCGCGCACAATCGCCTGAGCGCCTGCGCACCCTCTTTTGCCCACGCGCACATGCACGCCCACCCGCTGGGCAACGAGCCGCACGAGCACTAA
- a CDS encoding GGDEF domain-containing protein — protein sequence MRILPFSPHQPLIELDTHDAVWEWHVRSDQLYFSQGAQRILGLERQPRCMEDFLSACQEEKRECLQLSLQTFIEGHIGAYVELGFPLKTVEARTQLVTLARNGLGRAERVVGCISAVERQSANLLPSARFSMLQLPTPHATQDHARLMLALNASGDGLWDWDAVTNAVYYSPRYIEMLGYTPETFPATLKSWEEKIHPEDYAHVVPIQKDIIASPAHGDTFECTYRMRRADGTWAWILGRGNVTQRDTSGQATRVVGLHTDISASQADRAHLEDLVRNDPLTGLRSRTFFTMAVDDMEQRAVRPVGVLAADINGLKMINDHLGHEEGNAVLCQAALLLRGGIDSEACVARMSGDEYAVLLPGCNQQTMAEIVFTLMRRFDQHNENLGHTPVLLALGSACAENMQTTIAAAMVEADRSMLRHKLTTRTKTRQQIKTWIENRTNTRVSLNDSRYL from the coding sequence ATGCGAATACTTCCATTTTCTCCGCATCAGCCCCTTATAGAACTGGACACTCACGATGCCGTGTGGGAATGGCATGTACGCTCTGATCAGCTCTACTTCAGCCAGGGGGCGCAGCGCATACTTGGCCTGGAGAGACAGCCGCGTTGCATGGAGGACTTTCTTTCCGCCTGCCAGGAGGAAAAACGGGAGTGCCTGCAGCTGTCCTTGCAGACATTTATTGAAGGACACATCGGCGCGTATGTAGAATTGGGCTTTCCGCTCAAAACCGTTGAGGCGCGCACCCAGCTGGTAACGCTCGCGCGCAACGGACTGGGCCGGGCCGAGCGGGTGGTGGGCTGCATAAGCGCCGTTGAACGGCAATCTGCCAATCTTTTGCCGTCAGCACGGTTTTCCATGCTGCAGCTCCCCACGCCGCACGCAACGCAGGACCATGCCCGCCTCATGCTGGCGCTCAATGCTTCCGGCGACGGCCTGTGGGACTGGGACGCAGTTACAAACGCCGTTTATTACAGCCCCCGCTACATCGAAATGCTGGGCTACACCCCCGAGACGTTTCCGGCGACCCTGAAATCGTGGGAAGAAAAAATCCACCCCGAAGACTACGCGCATGTGGTGCCCATTCAAAAAGACATCATCGCCTCGCCTGCGCACGGCGACACCTTTGAATGCACCTACCGCATGCGCAGGGCGGACGGTACCTGGGCCTGGATTCTCGGGCGCGGCAACGTCACGCAAAGAGATACCAGCGGCCAGGCCACCCGCGTGGTGGGCCTGCACACCGACATCAGCGCCAGCCAGGCCGACAGGGCGCACCTTGAAGACCTTGTGCGCAACGATCCGCTAACCGGGCTGCGCAGCCGCACGTTTTTTACCATGGCTGTTGATGACATGGAGCAGCGGGCCGTACGGCCTGTGGGGGTGCTAGCTGCCGACATCAACGGGCTCAAGATGATCAACGACCACCTCGGCCACGAGGAGGGCAATGCCGTGCTCTGTCAGGCGGCCCTGCTGCTTCGCGGCGGTATTGATTCCGAAGCCTGCGTGGCGCGCATGAGCGGCGATGAGTACGCGGTGCTCTTGCCCGGCTGCAACCAGCAGACCATGGCCGAAATCGTGTTTACACTTATGCGCCGCTTTGACCAGCATAACGAAAACCTGGGGCACACCCCTGTACTGCTGGCCTTAGGCTCGGCATGCGCCGAAAACATGCAGACCACCATCGCCGCTGCCATGGTGGAGGCGGACAGAAGCATGCTGCGCCACAAGCTTACTACAAGAACAAAAACACGGCAGCAGATCAAAACATGGATCGAAAACCGCACCAATACCAGGGTTTCCTTGAACGATAGCCGGTACCTGTAA